One genomic region from Cyanobium usitatum str. Tous encodes:
- the petD gene encoding cytochrome b6-f complex subunit IV, with the protein MHILKKPDLTDPKLRAKLAKGMGHNYYGEPAWPNDLLYMFPVVILGTIGCMVGLAVMDPAMLGDKADPFATPLEILPEWYLYPVFQILRVVPNKLLGIALQTMIPLGLMLVPFIESFNKFQNPFRRPVAMATFLFGTVFAIYLGIGAAMPIDKSLTLGLF; encoded by the coding sequence ATGCACATCCTTAAGAAGCCCGATCTCACCGATCCCAAGCTCCGCGCCAAGTTGGCGAAGGGTATGGGTCACAACTACTACGGTGAGCCAGCCTGGCCCAACGACCTCCTTTACATGTTCCCCGTGGTGATCCTGGGGACTATTGGCTGCATGGTTGGCCTGGCAGTCATGGATCCGGCCATGCTGGGCGACAAGGCTGATCCCTTTGCAACACCGCTTGAGATCCTGCCTGAGTGGTACCTGTATCCGGTCTTCCAGATTCTCAGGGTTGTTCCAAACAAGCTTTTGGGCATTGCCCTGCAGACGATGATCCCCCTGGGTCTGATGCTTGTGCCCTTCATCGAGAGTTTCAATAAGTTTCAGAATCCCTTCCGCAGGCCCGTGGCCATGGCCACCTTCTTGTTCGGCACGGTGTTTGCGATTTATCTCGGCATTGGCGCCGCCATGCCGATCGACAAGTCACTCACCCTTGGTCTGTTCTGA